A DNA window from Eretmochelys imbricata isolate rEreImb1 chromosome 3, rEreImb1.hap1, whole genome shotgun sequence contains the following coding sequences:
- the RDH14 gene encoding retinol dehydrogenase 14 has product MAAAALLAAALGGGLLLIARRYLSGAGRASRSAAAALMRGKTVIVTGANSGLGRATAAELLRLQARVILGCRDRGRAEQAAREIRAELGAQAEDGELVIRELDLASLRSVRSFCQRVLQEEPRLDVLINNAGIFQCPYMKTEDGFEMQFGVNHLGHFLLTNLLLGLLKSSAPSRIVVVSSKLYKYGEINFEDLNSEISYNKSFGYSRSKLANILFTRELARRLEGTGVTVNVLHPGIVRTNLGRYVNIPLLAKPLFNLVSWAFFKTPLEGAQTSIYLASSAEVEGVSGKYFGDCKEEELLPKAMDDLVARKLWDISEVMVGLLK; this is encoded by the exons ATGGCCGCTGCGGCGCTGCTGGCCGCGGCGCTGGGCGGCGGGCTGCTGCTCATCGCCCGCCGCTACCTGAGCGGGGCTGGCCGGGCTTCGCGGAGCGCGGCGGCGGCGCTGATGCGGGGCAAGACGGTGATCGTCACGGGCGCGAACagcgggctgggccgggccacGGCGGCCGAGCTGCTGCGGCTGCAGGCCCGGGTGATCCTGGGCTGCCGGGACCGCGGCCGGGCCGAGCAGGCGGCCCGCGAGATCCGCGCCGAGCTGGGCGCCCAGGCGGAGGACGGGGAGCTGGTGATCAGGGAGCTGGACCTGGCCTCGCTGCGCTCCGTGCGCAGCTTCTGCCAGCGGGTGCTGCAG GAAGAGCCGAGACTGGATGTCCTGATCAATAATGCGGGGATATTCCAGTGTCCATACATGAAGACAGAGGATGGTTTCGAGATGCAGTTTGGTGTCAACCACTTGGGTCATTTCTTGCTCACTAACCTTCTCCTTGGCCTCCTCAAAAGTTCTGCCCCAAGCAGGATTGTGGTAGTTTCTTCCAAACTTTACAAATACGGAGAGATCAACTTTGAAGACTTGAACAGTGAAATAAGTTACAATAAAAGTTTTGGCTACAGTCGCAGTAAACTGGCTAACATACTATTCACCAGGGAGCTAgcccgccgattggaaggcacaGGAGTCACTGTCAACGTGCTTCATCCCGGTATTGTCCGAACCAATCTAGGCAGATACGTGAATATTCCTTTGCTGGCAAAACCCCTCTTCAATTTGGTGTCATGGGCTTTCTTCAAAACCCCATTGGAAGGAGCCCAGACTTCTATTTATTTGGCCTCCTCTGCAGAAGTAGAGGGTGTGTCAGGCAAGTATTTTGGGGATTGCAAAGAGGAGGAACTGCTGCCGAAAGCcatggatgatttagttgcaaGAAAACTGTGGGATATCAGTGAAGTGATGGTtggattattaaaataa